Below is a genomic region from Bombus huntii isolate Logan2020A unplaced genomic scaffold, iyBomHunt1.1 ctg00000141.1, whole genome shotgun sequence.
ACAATAAAccatgttttttctcgattttacatgttagccaatgattcacggcaaaagcgtcgactgtaaaaatatttgtagttgcaatagcaacaagtatgttttctcaaatagaaaatattgggagcgtacacgctggcaaaacaaattcatgaatagctcgtcctctgcttgttatttgtttcgatactgttagcaaacaaattcatgaaacatactggtatagcgtaaaatgaacataaaagttttgcgtacacttgagagctgaactttggctgttatacgtatattatatatatacgcacacagttatgtatatgtatatatatatagaaaattccttagaactttgagcttaataacatattaaaatcattaacattaaggaggtgaactttacttactaattaccaaagtttcttccgccaaataatacataaaaattgaaaaaagataatgtaactagttttaacttttttttgtgttataatttgaatcactcgatttatccgactgaggatggtcgatcacaatctcaatttatacatattctcatcgcatgaaatagatcacatgagggattttcaaaagtcgatggaatattaatggcgattaattatttacaggtGTATTCTGTGCGGCTAGAGCAGTCTCCTAATGAATGATTGAGTACCAGGAATGTTAGCGGTAAACAGGATTACGGCTATGAATGATTCTCTAATGTGTATATTAGagatgaatttgataatttatcctcataatatgcaatccgcttttaagtggaaatcataattaacaatttctgtttgatcaaatatgaagagcagataaatcgatacgcttaaatcaatatcagaatttcttaacatttttatcaaatattttagcacttttccaatttaatataaaataatatagaataacataactgtcatttctttataaagcgaaagaaacttgggacaacctaataggaatttacttttattatccattataaaaatggattgttaatcctctaggagatacgaacaatataattgcaattaataaggaataagctagcataacttaaaccagcttttgcagaaagctattagctgaagatgtttattaaacaatgacaacatgaattttcttaagtacCCCATTTGCTACTTAATCTACTTCGTAAGTACTGTGTGTCCTAGCCTTCAAAGGATGCAATTTTAACCAGAATGTTTCACATTACCTACAATTACCGTATTGTttccttgtaatataatttatatttacattatctacgttacgttacattctacgcgttaatgtaatgtgatttttatttctaatcgaagttatttaaaatttgtagtatctgaataaaaaattaacagcctgcaaaaacttcacagaagcattagtatcttcgaaactattgaattcaaatggctaatattctttaacaatatgcactcgacgacgtttatcgagagaagtatgtgacgtaatagttaaactttcaattcatatacatatatcgtttatgaaaaagtagtcattctgcttttgtgatctgtgacacactataaattctcataagctaactaacgcgtaatcttctgtaacgtattaatataatataggtatgtatatctcgactttGAGCAACCAATTGGTGATAAATAAGCTTTAGTACATACACGTACTTTCTTACACGTAACAAGAGACCAGTTAACATCTCtgctcttaaaagaaaaacgaaagaaactgtgaaaagctgcagagttcaggtcgaataacaccagctcagataaatgaccctctaacttacctttgtcctcatcgacgtcagtgattttaaagctagttataaagtgcacttctcagccagcgtccacggcagtcaatattatttaacgggtcttaacgcgatgtaaaaagggaaaaaggaggaaagaaggaacagggaagcaaagagaagaaacgaatttttcattttctcgaaactggatcaagtttcaggctgctcgccaaagagtctgtagctaacgagacaagattagacaaaccgcgctttaaaatttccacagaactataataatcctcgaaatcaatacgattcgtcgatccatcgcctgattaaaaaatgagataggatgaagctcactagtcggcctttgaactttcaatagtgcttacggctcgtatactctagtttgaatgctacaatgtaagccaagtcagctgtaactagcgttcgcgtgattgtcgctatctattattcacgcgttacacgttcaccagacaaacgcgtctaccggttgacattgtttttctgtcctgagtttcaaagcaattatgttgcttcgtgtaatcaaatctcgccaaactaacgataagttcttgtttgatcttacacagttactaaaactatacaagttaaaccaatctagcctaaacaagtaatatcgttatatattctttttttaaatctatatattgtttaataaatcgtggttaggatatagtagctgacaaaaatattcggacaaatatatttgtagaaacattttaggaGTGTATTATGCATAGTGGTTGACTATCATGGGCGTGTtggtattattcgaaactaatctgaaaatctgtatggaatttgtaagatatttagtacgagtactgtgcattactgatatgtacacaaccgagacgagataacgaaggtattgctctccatcgttcatcgctacgcgttgccaatagcaacgtataatgcatatatatctcgcaaagaccataaaagtacccaatggaaccacgtttaatatttgataataatgtcccattacagtttcgtcattttcaattaattaaacacgatcctctctttaaaaattagaagataaaatacgtaatacaaatctactcgaaatcttttaaaccttacggacgactacttatggtctttaaaagcagcagggattagcagaatattaactgcggatttttcttggaccgcagcatgcaatatggaatatggttattaaatgtacactgaaaatttcatatccataagatactcgtgcttgtagaaaccttgaaaatgaattcttaacccaaatagtcgaccgcgatactcgagaaattttgtgaagctgacgtcaataccaatatgtaccgtcgttgtgctattatttcgtgataAGGATAAGCCGTATTGATTGCACTTCCATTtcacggaattaatttttccacacaaaaagtgataacgataatcgaaaaaagaaaaatatactaccacttttcgtatcagcatacacaagcgcactcgattttacacgagtatacaatttgcaaattcgacggaacgatcggatttaattattttttcgatatttcaggcatcaagttctatttacacatcgaacgttgaaatacggcgaaatacaaaatgtacaaaccactctggacattaattaactttaaacgttattgattaattaaagaaaccaaccattgtgttgatttttacattttgaaaaattgttatccacttttgctttgtttaaaaattgaaaaaaaatacgtttattgtaagtcacgagtatctcttttatttatttaaactttagatcaaatattacaatttataaatatatcatttatttagatatacttgtaatatctgttttataagtttctacaaccatttatctatttatctattttatttgcacataatctttaaagactgattttgtaaagaataaaaaattgtgattctatttaaaaacgatcgtgtcagactcaagtgataagcgatatatatttcagcgatatatatattcagatttcaccatcacataaacggtgcataaacggtgctattggaaacgtttcacaatGGACGTCTTACAAGCGCCTGCGATGTCCGTCATATGTAAAGCTATACCACTGAATCACGGCCGACATTTAGTGATTAAGGTCGATCACTTAGAGCTGTTAATCCGACATAATGGCGAGCAATACATCGAAGACATTATTGGAAACACAGTTACAGTTCAATTTCATTgagcttatttgcaaataaatgtgtacaatatattttagaggttttaaatattattgctgacTAAACTTCGCGTCTGCGCATACatctttctttaactttttttgcattttcttatcgacgcatgaagacgaaatgcgtaaattttattatttatttaaacattactatattgtgctcaaagtagcggaatatcgttttattatcaatatatgaagaactaaaagaattaaaaaagaattaaaaaaatatgtagttcaatcaatacttcgtgtatttttctatctccacAAGACAATATCCGGACGCTTACAGTTACGCTTACAGTATCAACAAAGATTTGTCCAGCCATACGGAATAAGTCGTACTCGGTAAaagtttaaaagtattaaccgcacgaactccagaaacacttttcaagtaactttcgaaccaataaatccccgaactaagaactgtcatatttcgtctctatttatcgaatattgttagaaaatgcaacaaaaaaaaaaaaaaagaagttaaatagaaaagtacttggaaacttaaaagaaaaatctcgaaaaatctcttaatactttttactgtcgtcttgagacgcaccatatgttaagcttcttcgtagttacaacttttaccgcagatgtaacgaactgacaaatgcttcgaatggcgcgcgcgcgtcgacgcctacacttaaattttaaataaatgtttttaaataaatgtttaaaataatacattaaatgtatcAACTTTGTTGCGcagtttcatttaatttcttacgatatggagggtttaattacgtttaagatatctatttgaatcttttaaattcgaagttttttaaaaaattaccctaaactttataaaattaaatcgtctttccactttgttgtatcataaaacagttacttaaattcaaaccttaccgtcgtcttaaaatattctatattttcctcgtcttaaaaaatctccctacagaaagaataaagaagaataaattcccatacgttaaatttcgcgtgattgatggaatacataacgataacgagaacTAACTAGCGACAACAAGCAACCATTAGCAAGGACAACTGGCGACTATAACTGTCGTCTCTATGATGTATGGCGACTAAGGAGAACAGCCAGCAACTACGGATTACATGTAACAACCAACTGCCCCACTTCTAAAAGGCAACTAACTTGCAAACCCTTTGATGGTTTCTGTAGCGTGATATACCCCTTGAACGTGGTTAAAGAATGTGGTCGCCGCTGGACGGCCGTTTGACAGCAGAGCGATCTCGCCAATTCAAAGCTTGACATTACAAACTACCGAGAATCATTAGGCTCGTTATCGAGCATCTAGCTTTCAGAAGGTGCTTTATCATATGATACGACTTCACGATATTCTTATAGCAAGAAGAATAGCCAACCtctaacaaaacaaatttttactaagtGCTGCATGTGAGCTGCAGGCCGGCCTACTAGGGAAATTTGACGAatgaataaactaaaatatatacgaatatattcgttatatcataaaatgccCGCATTGTGTTCTCTAACACCATAgaggaaactaaatttatatattaaaaaattggaataccTGTTATAAgagagttaattaaattctaacctATCGATGACTCCATAAAAACCTTTATTtcctaaaaatgtatatctttCAAATTCTCCTTAGAAAGTATCatagagaaaatatgaaacctgAAAAGTACATCACGCTGATGCCTCGATCAACCCTCGTGCTTCGCAGTCCATGTGTCCGAGCGATGAATTCCCTCCAAACAAGGAAAAACCAAAGGGTGGTCTTCTTCGAAGGACGTGAGAGGGTAAGGGAAGCAACGGGAACGATGATCACGCGATATACTGGCGGCGTACGTATAGAACGGCTGTTGCGAGAGAGTTcgcaagaaacaagaagaaaaaaggaatcgtaGGCCGACGCGACTATACGCTGTCGACGGACAAACAGCGACTGAGCCTAACTGAAACGAACTCTGTCGCAGTATGAGCACGGGCTACGTTCGCGGGTCGATCGAACACGTTCTGCGTCTCTCCTCGGCACCGGCGTCAAAACCACCCCCGACGAGCGCAACGCACTGGTGCACCTGCAATATTAACCACtggtctttcctttttcgcgcgatATTAATCAGCACCTATGATACCATTTCAAAGACCGCaatcaaaacattaaataccGCATTAAAgccatacaataattcgcaatattcattcgtaaacgttattgtatatgtgcttaattaatcgttattatgtTTCGAATGATTTACTACCTCGTATTCCATAAGCAGATATATGGTTCATTTTCACCTcaagtacgatataatttgtaacaaatatttataattcacaatgtaaaatatttataattcattggaaatatttttctatcacgGTATAGTGGTCAAATTTCACAAGTGGTTAAATCACAAACATGTGGTAGTCAGAAGCTATACTCACGACATGACAAATCATGAAGATGTCATGAAAAATGGCGTCCGTCCATATATATTCAAACGCAACGAACAAgttcgaacttttcgagaagaaaCGATTTGTTCGATAACATCTGTCGCGAGCTTCTCTTCCTTTAACGATAACAATTGACAACTAAAGCTCGAGAGGCTCGTAAGGATGAACAGCGACGAGTATCTAGAAGCTATGTACTCACCTGGACAAGGAGACTCCAACACCAAGGACGTTGGAAGTTTCGAGAAGCGAAGATGGAAACTGAAGTAGCACGTCAGGTCAACTCCGGCGAAAACtgctaaagaaagaaaaatccaactaatttgtttccaacaataaaatgaaattaatttgtttcacaaattattaactggatattattcaaaaattattcaaaattcgctTGATTGATTCACGGCCCGGGACATTTGGGTCATAccattttggtaatggacgaaaatggcagaaggaagaacgaccgtttttttcatatttctctttccccgGGAAACGATGGAATGCCCGAGCaccttgtttcatttcttctcgacatcaatttcaatctttttaaacgaaatataatctgaacgatgaaaagttcattcaaataatgctCCGCACCAGACACTcacgaaaattaagaagaaacacggaaaattcgcgaataaaacggATTTCTTTGTTCCAGTGAGATAATAAACCTCGTTCAcgtattggtttttaaaatcaatatatccaCCAATGTGCACTCGTTTAACAAGGGTGATGGAACGTGCCAAAAATCTCTCAAGGGGGTCTTGGCAACGGAAGAGTCGAAAACGTCacaattatgaatgaaaaattcgaatagttgctgattttacagtcgaaaccgataaagaactccagatattcccccaattaatttacaataaattcgcgaaaatgatcgattgctgacgtcattgtattctagaaagattgtaaaacgataagaatttattgaaaaaacttatattcGATGATAACACTTCTAATAAGAGTACTAAGAGGAGCGATTCTGTTATTCGATGATAACACTTCTAATAAGAGTACTAAGAGGAGCGATTCTGTACTCACCTTCCTGTCTCGAAGTACCGAACGCAATTAACCGTCCGCCCAGGATGGAACCGTTCGGAACTTTTGTAAGTCACTGCACGGCCGCTGCTTATGGTGGaaatgtaatagatataaGTACAGAGCGCGTGAGCGAACTAAAAACGCGATAGAGAAGTAGAGAGAGGATGTTCCGTCCTTGTCTAACGACGCGCGCTTGTACAGGAAATATGTAACAGCGGTATACGAGCAGCGTCAGTGTCCACTAGTGTGCATGCCTGATTAAACAAGGACAGGAAGTATCTATACAtggtgttctctttctatttccatgttgcatccatcttactatacagtacacacactcagctattctatcattatatttgtGCGTTGCTTATGTGTGAACCAAACATTTCCATGGCAACAAATCGTTTGTCTCTTGTTTGATGCACGGTTTTCAACGgagttgaaagaattttttaagagaaacgtaatggacgggttgtttttaaagtaataaacggaaattctcgtatccattgagaaacgataggcgatttgaaagtgtcactatgaacggtgatttatcgatgcaaggtagtatgaataagatattttataatctgcgaaaaaaggtaaggaatattctagattttagattttagattttagattttagattttagattttagattttagattttagattttagattttagattttagattttagattttagaatttccacgtcacagacgtgtgtgttttgttatttgatttgtaatattgctgcagttctcttaatagctgttcgtttcatgcgatactcgcacatagtatctatgacttttgcttctaacaatttttataattaggctgtatcaaatatttttaacgttcgtgtttcatgaaaaatcatgtgtaactcgttgaattcgcaaatgtaacaaaaaattacatgaaaaaacttatattattgtaatgaaaaaataattatattaggagGAGAGTCGTATTTCGGAACGTCATCGCAACATATTATACCTTGTATGTGATTATTTGGAACACAATGGgtgagtatattataattaaaatatattcctagTTCCAATTCTCTTGAATAGTGTCAGTGAccaatcgaaatagaaatcagTGGACATCGTGGAAAGAGAAGGCGAaaccaaatttgaaaattcgacatcggtaattcagtagttaagaataactcaatcgataatgtagattaactagttataaacaaatatatgaaatataaattcaaattattcttatccatctaaaaattggaaattaaagagcagaagacaagaaattatcttcgaggatttatatagtaaatacattcttttgccCGTCTTACCTAGAGATAAAACAGTTGTTTGATGGTTATCTTATAGTGTTCAGTcattgcgaaaaatatttttaatcagttaaaaactataattaattaaaaactacatttttttaGGTATATAGACATTAGCGATGTATTATTCCGGGAAGCTCGTCTGTCTCCCGAACATCGGGTCTGCGACAACatcgatttggaaattatcgttgcagagtatgaaaattattacaagatgaaatttcaaaaatatcccatattgtgtaagaaaataactggaagggaaatgacgagggaagtgacaaatgcaagcaaaacgtaagaatttaaattatttaacgatattaaactTAAACGGTATTCAACGTGTATCCTATTCAACGGTatcgtattcaacgtatcaaattcaacgtatcgtattacaatatgatcCAGTGTTTGTAGAAGTATTGAGACAAAAGCCAAATCTTTTAGTAAACAAGCGAGAAGTGAGCCTGTGAAAGAGACGAATCTACAGCAGAAGATAACTGATGACAATACGAATCATATTAATCTCGCAATGACAGTGACGTCAATATTCCCCAATGAGAGTGATGGACGTTCATCAGAAGAGCTATTTAACGTCCCAATGGAACAATCCATGCaatcgaagatattgaaatgcaTTGAAAAGCTTTATTCAGATAATACGGAATTACGAAAGATTGCTGAGGACGTCTCATGCGTaagttattttcgattaatatac
It encodes:
- the LOC126877265 gene encoding katanin p60 ATPase-containing subunit A-like 2 isoform X2, with amino-acid sequence MNGDLSMQGSMNKIFYNLRKKEESRISERHRNILYLVCDYLEHNGNQWTSWKEKAKPNLKIRHRYIDISDVLFREARLSPEHRVCDNIDLEIIVAEYENYYKMKFQKYPILCKKITGREMTREVTNASKTSIETKAKSFSKQARSEPVKETNLQQKITDDNTNHINLAMTVTSIFPNESDGRSSEELFNVPMEQSMQSKILKCIEKLYSDNTELRKIAEDVSCEIVVNKLNVHWDDVIGLEECKTAVKEAVVYPLKYPISFDGPFSPWKGILLYGPPGTGKTKLAKAVATECHCTFFNITAS
- the LOC126877265 gene encoding katanin p60 ATPase-containing subunit A-like 2 isoform X4 — encoded protein: MNGDLSMQGSMNKIFYNLRKKEESRISERHRNILYLVCDYLEHNGNQWTSWKEKAKPNLKIRHRYIDISDVLFREARLSPEHRVCDNIDLEIIVAEYENYYKMKFQKYPILCKKITGREMTREVTNASKTVCRSIETKAKSFSKQARSEPVKETNLQQKITDDNTNHINLAMTVTSIFPNESDGRSSEELFNVPMEQSMQSKILKCIEKLYSDNTELRKIAEDVSCA
- the LOC126877265 gene encoding katanin p60 ATPase-containing subunit A-like 2 isoform X1, with the translated sequence MNGDLSMQGSMNKIFYNLRKKEESRISERHRNILYLVCDYLEHNGNQWTSWKEKAKPNLKIRHRYIDISDVLFREARLSPEHRVCDNIDLEIIVAEYENYYKMKFQKYPILCKKITGREMTREVTNASKTVCRSIETKAKSFSKQARSEPVKETNLQQKITDDNTNHINLAMTVTSIFPNESDGRSSEELFNVPMEQSMQSKILKCIEKLYSDNTELRKIAEDVSCEIVVNKLNVHWDDVIGLEECKTAVKEAVVYPLKYPISFDGPFSPWKGILLYGPPGTGKTKLAKAVATECHCTFFNITAS
- the LOC126877265 gene encoding katanin p60 ATPase-containing subunit A-like 2 isoform X3; translated protein: MNGDLSMQGSMNKIFYNLRKKEESRISERHRNILYLVCDYLEHNGYIDISDVLFREARLSPEHRVCDNIDLEIIVAEYENYYKMKFQKYPILCKKITGREMTREVTNASKTVCRSIETKAKSFSKQARSEPVKETNLQQKITDDNTNHINLAMTVTSIFPNESDGRSSEELFNVPMEQSMQSKILKCIEKLYSDNTELRKIAEDVSCEIVVNKLNVHWDDVIGLEECKTAVKEAVVYPLKYPISFDGPFSPWKGILLYGPPGTGKTKLAKAVATECHCTFFNITAS